A region of the Mesoterricola sediminis genome:
CTTCGACGACGTCCTCCTGATCCCCGCCTACAACCACCACGAATCGCGGCGCATCGTGGACATCGGCATGACCGACAAGACCGGCAAGCTCACCCTGGAGCTGCCCATCCTGACGGCCAACATGGACACCATCACCGAGGACGCCATGGCGGACTTCATCTCCGCCAAGGGGGGCATCGGCACCCTGCACCGCTTCTGCACGGTCGAGGAGAACGTGGAGATGTTCCGGCGCTGCCGGGGCCCGGTCTTCGTGAGCGTGGGCACCTCCGAGAAGGAGATGGAGCGGGTCGAGGCCCTGAAGGCCGCCGGCGCCCAGTACTTCTGCGTGGACGTGGCCCACGGCCACGCCAAGTACGTGGGGAAGATGATCAAGCGCATGCGCCAGATGCTTCCCAATGAGTGCATCATGGCGGGCAACGTGGCCACCTACGCCGGCGCCGACTACCTGGCCAGCGTGAAGGCCGACATCATCAAGGTGGGCATCGGGCCCGGCAGCGTGTGCACCACGCGCATCAAGACGGGCTTCGGGGTGCCCCAGCTCACCGCCATCCAGGAATGCGCCCGGGCCGACCGCTCCATCGTCGCCGACGGCGGCATCCGGTACCCGGGCGACATCGTGAAGGCCCTGGCCTTCGGGGCCGACTTCGTGATGGTGGGCGGCATGCTGGCCGGCACCCGCCCGACCCCCGGCGAGCCCCTCCTCGACGACCTGGGCCAGCCCACCCACAAGAGCTACCGGGGCATGGCCAGCAAGGAGGCCGCGGACGACCACCTCGGCGGCCTCACCGGCTGGAAGACCGCCGAAGGTGTGGCCACCAAGGTGCCGTACCGGGAGGACGAGGACGACATCATCGCCGACATCGTCGGCGGCCTGCGCAGCGGCCTCACCTACGCGGGCGCCAACACCATCCGGGAGCTCCAGCGCAAGCTCAACTACATGGTCATCACGCCGGCCGCGCGCATGGAGAGCCTGCCGCACAAGCTCATGCAGTAGGCGCGACGACGGCCCTCACTTGGAGGCGGGGTCGATGGTTTCCACGGAGTCGATGGTCAGCCACGCTTTCCCGGGATCCATGAAGGCCGCGTCGTTGACGGTGTAATTGACCTTTTTGTCGACGGTCATGTCCTTGAAGGTCACGTTCTTGGAGGCAAAGGACGAGCCGAACTTCTTGAACGAGAGGTTGACGTCCATCTCCACGGCGTGGCCGTCGTCATCCGTGGCTTCGATGGCGAAGATGCTAGAGAAGCTGAGAGCCGTCGTGTCGAAGTAGAGGTAGATCGCCTGCTTGGCGGGAACCTCGGCCAGGAACCGGTCCGCGGGCTGGCTCTTCACCTTGCCCACGACCTTCCGCGGCTTCGGGTCGGACACGCCGGTCGCCACATAATAGTTGCCGACCGTCAGGAACTTATCGACAACCCTCAGCTTGATCGGCAGGTCCGTGTTGTTCTTGATGACCGTGAACCGCGAGCGCACGAGGCCCAGCGCGGGATCGGCCTGGGCCGGGGCGCAGGTGAGCACGGCAATCGCCGCCAGCGCGGCAGGGCGCAGGTTCATGAATTCCTCCGGGGTTGGGGGTGAGACCTTTCGGGATGGAAGGCTGGGGCAAATATTAATTCTTTATCGCATCTGTCAAGCCCCCGGCGCGTAGGCAAGCTCCGGGCCCCCAGGTAAGCTGGAGGCATGACCACCAAGCGCTTTTTCACCTACGAGGAGATCCATCGCACGGTGGCCGCCCTGGCCCGGGAAATCCAGGCGAGCGGCTTCGACCCGGACGTGACGGTGGCCATCGGCACCGGCGGCTTCATCCCCGCCCGGATCCTGAAGACCTACCTGAAGAAGCCCATCCTCACCGTCGGCATCAAGCTCTACGGCGACGACAACGTCATCCACGGGGGCCCCAGCAAGGTGCAGTGGATCGACGAGGTGGAGCGCAAGCTGAAGGGCCGGCGGGTGCTGCTCATCGACGAGGTGGACGACACCCGCACCACCCTGGCCTACTGCCTGCGCGAGCTCCTGAACCACGAGCCGGCCGAGATCGCCGTGGCCGTGCTGCACTGCAAGGACAAGCCCAAGCGGGACGAGCTCCCCGGCGCGGTGAAGCGCTACTGGGCGGGCCAGCACCTCCAGGACGTCTGGGTGGTGTACCCCTGGGACGCCGAGGACATCGACGCCCACTGCGCCCAGGCCGAGCAGGCTGGGCACCGGTAGGGCCGGCCCGATCCATGAACCAATCAATCAATCCGGGGAGCGCCGCCCCCACCCCGCCCCGCACGGGCGTCCAGAAAAAACAGGTTATATAAGTAAGTCTTAGGAAAAAGGCTTGAAATTCCGCTTCCCCGGGAGCTTGATAGGCTTATTCTTTCAATGAAGTCCATCACCCATTGGACGGTGCAGCCGCAACCGCCGGAGGAACCCATGAACCAGGTCGTCGCCCGCTACCAGGATGGCCACCTCATCAAGGGCCATACCGTCGATTTCACGCCCACCAGCGAACGGTTCCACGTGTACCCCTTGGGCTCGTACCCGGGGGCCAAACCGCTGGAGATCGATGTCACCGATCTCAAGGGCGTCTTCTTCGTGAAGAACCTCCAGGGCAACCCGGCCCACGTGAAGCGCAACATCTTCGAACCCACCAACCTGACGCCCGGGCGCAAGGTGCGGGTCGTGTTCAAGGACGGTGAGGTCCTCCTCGGCCATGCCCAGGGCTACCACCCCGAGCGCAAGGGCTTCTTCATCCTCCCCGCGGACCAGCGGTCGAACAACGAGCGCTGCTACGTCCTCGCCGCGGCCACGCGGGAAGTCTCCATCCTCGGCGCCTGATCAGCGCGCGCGGAACAGCAGGTCCAGGTCCTCCTTGAGGCTCTGGAGGTCCTCCTCGTGCTCCACCTCCTGGGCGAGGATGCCCAGGGCCATGTTGTAGGTGACCGGATCCGCTTCGCGGGTGGCCTCCATCAGGTTCTTGTAGGTGGAGATCGCGCACTGCTCGCCGGCGATGTTCTGCTCCAGGAGGGTGCCCACGAAGGGATCCTCGGGGGCGTCGTAGGGGCAGGGGCTGAATTCGCCCCACTGGGAGGGGCGCAGGATGGGAACCCCGCCCAGCTGGACGATGCGGTTGGCCACCAGGGTGGCGTGGGCCAGCTCCTCCGTGGCGTGGAGGTTGAGTTCGGCGGCGACGGCGTCCTTCATGGGCCCCTTGATCAGCTTGGCCCCCAGCCAGTACTGGTAGTAGGCGAGCCATTCGCTGGCGTAGGCCGCGTTCAGGAGCCGCAGCAGCTCATTGATGTCCATGCCGACGATTTCCCGGCCCTTGGTGCCCATGGGAGCCTCCGTGTGGGCCCCCAGCATAGCCTAGGTCGGGAGGGATTGTGACGGACATCCCCCGGAGCCGCGCGGGACGCTTGCTAGAATCCCGGGGACCGCGTCTGGAAACTCAGGAGTCATCCATGTTCGATATTGAACTGTCGCTGGATCAGCAGATCCTCGCTTCGGGCCGCATCCGGCCCGCCGTCGTCTTCCCGGAGGCGCTCGACCCGCGGATCATCGAGGCGGCCTGCAACCTCACCCGGTTCGCCCGCCCCGTGTTCCTCGCCACGGAGGCGGAGGTGCGGGAGGTGATCAGCCGCCAGCTCGGCCACCTTGATCCCACCCGCGTCGCCTTCGCCCTCTCCGAGAGCGCCTTCGTGGACATCACGAAGCGCCAGGACCTGGTGGAGGCCTTCGCCCGGGACCACGTGGAGGCCTGCCGCGCCGAGGGCCGCGAGATCAGCCTCTTCGACGCCCAGTGCTGGGCCTCCGTGCCCGTCAACTTCGGCATCATGGCCGTGGCCCACGGGCACGCGGACACCGTCGTGGGCGGCGTGGCCACCGGCGAGAAGGCCTTCTTCCGCCCCATGCTGAAGCACCTCAAGGCCCAGGAGAACTGCTGCGAGGCGGGCATCTTCGTCCTCCCCGACGAGCATCCGAAGGACATCATCAACCAGAACATCGTGGTCTTCGGGGACGTGGGCGTGAACGCCGTCATGACCCCCGAGAGCCTCGCCGCCTCCGCCGTGGGTACCTGCGCCATCGCGCGGGACCTCATCCCCGAGTCCGTGCTCCCCGAGATCAACGGCGCCATCGTCTCCTATTCCAACCGCGGTTCCGACGACGGCCCGGGCGCGGATCTGGTCCGGGAGGCCACCCGCCTCGTGCCGGCCCTCCTGGAGGAGCGGATCCGCCGCGGCGACCGCTACCGCTCCATCCGGATCCAGGGCGAGGTCAAGGTGAACGTGGCCCTCTCCCAGCGCTCCGCCACCTACTACCACGGGGGCCAGGACGTGCAGTGGCCCGGTTCGGCCAACGTCATCATCTGCCCCAACCTGGACATGGGGAACATGCTCTACCACCTCTACGCGACCCGGTTCCCCGACGCGAAGAAGTTCCCCGTCCTGTTCGGGCTGCGATTCAAGGGCGTGGACCTGGCCATGGACTGCACCCCCGAGGACATCCGCCTGGCGGTGAAGGCTTCCGTGCTGCGGATGTACAAGTACGGCCAGTGGGAGGAGACCCCGAAGGACACCTTCTTCCGCCGCTACCGCGTCCTCGCCATCAACCCCGGCTCTACCTCCACCAAGATCGCGATCTACGAAGGCGACAAGGAGCGCGCGACCCAGGAGCTCCAGCACGCCGCCGAGGAGCTGCTGCCCTTCGAGGGCCAGCCCATCACCAGCCAGTTCGCCTTCCGCAAGGACGCCATCCTCGCCTTCCTCGCCGAAGGCGGCCTGGGCGTCGCGGACCTGGACGCCGTGGCCGGCCGGGGCGGCCTGCTGTGGCCCCTCGAGCACGGCACCTACCACGTCAATGAGCGCATGGCCGACGACCTGGCCCAGGGCGTCCAGGGCGACCACGCCTCGAACCTGGGCGGCCTCATCGCCCGGGAGCTGGTGGCCGGCACCGGCAAGCCCGCCTTCATCGTCGACCCGGTCGTGGTGGACGAGGTGCCCGATTTCGCCAAGATCACGGGCGTCAAGGCCATCCGGCGGAAGGTGATCAGCCACGCCCTCAACCAGATCGCCACCGCCCGCCGCTACGCCGAGGAGCACGAGACCTTCTACGAGCGCATCAACGTCATCGTGGCCCACCTGGGCGGCGGCATCTCCGTCGGCGCCCACGTGAAGGGCCACTACCTGGACGTGAACAACGCCCTGGACGGAGAAGGCCCCTTCACCCCCCAGCGCTCCGGCTCCCTGCCTGTTGGCCAGCTCATCGAGCTCTGCTTCTCCGGCAAGTACACCCGGGACGAGCTGAAGAAGCTGAACAAGGGCCGGGGCGGCCTCATCGACCTCCTGGGCACCGCCGACCTGCGGGCCCTGGAGGGCCGCTACCTCGCCGGGGAGGCCGAGGTGATCCAGGTGATGGACGCCATGGCCTACCAGATCGCCAAGTGGATCGCCTCCCTCGTGCCCGCCTTCCAGGGCGAGCGGGTGGACCAGGTGCTCCTGACCGGCGGCATGGCCCGCTGCCGGCCCACCGTGGACTACATCCGGAAGGCCATCGCGGCCATGGGGTGCGGGCTGACCGTGTACCCCGGCGAAAATGAAATGTTCGCCCTGGCCAAGGGCGCCCTCCGGGTGCTCGCGGGCAAGGAAGCGCCCAAGGACTACCACGGCCGGGCCTGAAGGCCTTGCAGGCGGCGGCGCCGCCGCCGCGTAAGGACAGATAAAGACTGTGTGCACTTTCGTTACAGATCTTGTGCGTCTCAATCCAGGCTTGAATAATTAATTTCTCCTGGGCCCCTCCGGGATCATTGCGAAATCCCGGGGGGGCCCTATGTTTGGTATCCCAAGCGGAGGATTCCCTGGATGGCGCCTAGGCGCGGGAGGGTACCGTGTCCGTCGAACTGGCGAAGAGCGACTTGAGCCTGGAGGGCCTGCTCCAGGACGCCGCCCCGCCGTTCCGCCATGCCATCCTGGGGGCCCTGGAACGGGAGGGGTACGAGATCACCCGAGGGATCCCCAACCTGCAGCTGCCCCTGGAGATCGACGATTCGATCGGATGGCTGGCGGATGCCCGGTACGGGGACGCATGGTCCCGCCTCCACCGCACGCTGATGCGCGCGGCGTCGGAGGGGACCCTCGTGGATCTGAGCTACGGGGCTGGCGGGTCCTGAGGGGGGATTGTTCGCCGCCAGCCCCCGGGGGGGGGGACCTACTTCGCCGTGAGGGCGGCGAGGGCGATGGAGTAGAGCTTGGTCAGCACGCTGTCCCCGCGGGAGGAGAGGATGCAGGGGGCCTGGGCGCCGGCCACGATGGCCGCGATCTCGCAGCCCGCGAGCTTGCTGCTGGTCTTGTAGAAGACGTTGCCCGCGTCGATGTTGGGGAAGACCAGGCAGTCCGCGTCGCCGGCGACCTCGCCCCCGACGCCCTTGGTCCGGGCGCATTCGGCGTCGACGGCCACGTCCAGGGCCATGGGGCCGTCCACCCAGGCGCCCTTGATCTGGCCGCGGTCGGCCATCTTGGCGATGATGGCGGCGTCCACGGTGGGCTGCACCTTGGGCAGGACCTGCTCCGAGGCGGCGATGAGGGCCACCTTGGGGCGGGCGATGCCCAGGGCCTGGGCGACGCCGACGACGTAGTTGGTGATCGCGATCTTCTCCTTGAGCTCCGGGTAGGGGATGACGGCCACGTCGCCGCAGACCAGGAGCTTGGGGTAGCTGGCGTGCTCGATGACGGAGACGTGGGAGAGGATGGCGCCGTTGTCCATGAGCCCGGCGTCCTTGTTGAGGATCGCGCGCATGTACTTGTCGGTGCTCACGAGGCCCTTCATCAGGATCTGGGCCTCCCCGGACTTCACGAGCGCCACGGCCCGGGCCGCGGCCTTGACCTCGGAGGGCTCGTGGATGATGCGGAACTGGGCCGGGTCGATGCCCAGCTCCCCGCACACCTTGCGGATCACCGCCTCGTCGCCCACGAGGGTGCCGTCGACGATGCCGCGGCCCACGGCGTCGTGGACGGCCTCGATGGTGTGGGCGTCGTTGGCGTAGGCGGCGGCGAGCCGGCGCCGGGGCTTGGCTTTCACGGCTTCGAGCATCTGTTCGAGGCGGGTGATGGACATGGATCCTCCTGGGGCTCCGGGGATTTTACAATGGGGAAGGCGCGCGCCGATGTGACCGCCGGCATTAGAATGTCGCCATGGACAGATCGACGGCGGTGATCATCGGGGCGGGACCTGGCATCGGGGCCGCGGCGGCGCGCAGGTTCGCGGCGGAGGGCTTCCGGGTCGCCGCCGTGGTTCGGCCAGGCGGGACCCTGGACCTTCCGGCGGATGCCCTCCAGGTGGAGGCCGACCTCGCGCGCGAGGGGCAGCTCGGGCCCGCCCTCGCGCGGATCCGCGCCTGGGGCGGCCCCGCACGGGCCGTCGTCTACAACGCCTCGGCCGGCGCCCCGGGCGGGGCCGAGGCCCTGGACCCGGAGCGCGCGCTGGCGGACCTGAGGGTGAACGTCCTGGCGCCGCTGGAGGCGGGGCGCTGGGCGGCGGAGGGCATGCGCGCCCTCGGCGGCGGGACCCTGCTCTTCACCGGGGGCGGCCTGGGCCTGGCGCCCAAGGCGGGCATGGCCTCGGGCTGCCTGGGGAAGGCCGCGCTGCGGAGCCTGGCGCTGAACTTCTCCCTGGAACTGGAACCCGACGGCATCCATGCCGCCACCCTGACGGTCTGCGGCTTCGTGCAGCCCGGGACCGCCCTCTCCCCCGACCGGGTCGCCGGGGCCCTCTGGGACCTGCACGCCCAGCCCCCGGGGGCCTGGGACAGGGAGCGGGTTCTGCCTTAGAATGGACCCGGAGGGCCGGAACCAGGCATGGGCGCACCGGATCAGGACAACGGGTTCACCGGCCAGTCGGGAGTAGGCACCCGCACGGCCCCTTCGACGCGGCTGCGGCTCACCCCGCCGTCCCTGTGGAAGGTCATTCTCCACAACGACGACTTCACCACCCGGGACTTCGTGGTGCAGATCCTCACCTCGGTCTTCCGGAAGCCCGAGGCCGAGGCCGTGCGCATCATGATGGACGTCCATCGGAAGGGCACGGGGGTGGCCGGCATCTACCCCTACGACGTGGCGGACACCAAGGTGGCCCAGGTCCGGACCCTGGCCGAGGCCCGGGAATTCCCCCTGCTCTGCACCCTGGAACCGGAGGCCTGACATGGCCGTCCCCACCCCCACGATCGCGCCCGCGCTGAACCAGGCGATCCAGAAGGCGTTCGCCGCAGCCCGGGAGGCCCGCCACGAGTACCTCACCCTGGAGCACCTCCTCCTGGCCCTCCAGGAGGACCCCGTCGTCATCGAGGCCGTGGCCGCCTGCGGCGGGGACGCCGCCGAGCTCGCCCGGGAGCTCGACACCTGGCTGAAGGCCCGCCTGGAGGCCCTGCCCCCGGAGGCCCAGGACAACCCCGTGCCGACCCTCGGCTTCAACCGGGTCATGGAGCACGCCATCCTCCACACCATCTCGGCGGAGCGCGCCACCGTGGACAGCGGCGCCGTGCTGGTGGCCATCCTCCAGGAGAAGGAGAGCCACGCGGCCTACCTCCTCAAGCGCCACGGCGTGTCCCGCCTGACCCTCCTCCGCCACCTCTCCCACGGCAAGCCGGGGCGCGACCGCGGCACCGCGCCCGAGGTCCAGGCCGAACCGGAGGGCGAGGGCCAGCCCAAGGACCCCCTCAAGGCCTACGCCACGGACCTGGTGGCCCGGGCAGCCGCCGGCAAGATCGATCCCCTGGTGGGCCGCGAGGAGGAACTGGAGCGCATCATCCACGTGCTCTGCCGCCGCCGGAAGAACAACCCCCTGCTGGTGGGCGAGGCGGGCGTCGGCAAGACCGCCATGGCCGAGGGGCTCGCCCTCCGCATCCACGAGGGCCGGGTGCCGGACTCCCTCAAGGGGGTCTCCCTCTTCAGCCTGGACATGGGCTCCCTCCTGGCGGGGACCCGCTACCGGGGCGACTTCGAGGAGCGGGTGAAGGCCGTCCTGGACGCCCTGGCCCGGCATCCCGGGAGCCTCCTCTTCATCGACGAGATCCACACGCTGGTGGGCGCGGGCGCCGTGAGCGGCGGCTCCATGGACGCCTCCAACCTCCTCAAGCCCATCCTCGCCAGCGGCGACCTGCGCTGCATCGGGGCGACCACCTTCCAGGAGGCCAAGTCCAGCATCGAGCGGGACCGCCCCCTGGCGCGGCGCTTCCAGAAGGTGGAGATCAACGAGCCGTCCGAGGCCGACAGCGTGGCCATCCTCAGGGGCCTCCGCCCCCGCTACGAGGCCCACCACGGGGTCCGCTACCCCGACGACGTCCTCGAGGCCGCCGTCAAGCTCTCCAGCCGGTTCCTGCGGGACCTGGCCCTGCCCGACAAGGCCATCGACGTCCTCGACGAGGCGGGCGCGGCCCTCAAGCTCGCGCCGGGCCGCAAGCGCCGCAAGGTGGCCGTCGCCGACGTCGAGGCGGTGGTGGCGCGGATGGCGCGCATGCCGCTCCAGTCCGTGGGCGCCGACGACCGGGAGAAGCTCGCCGGCCTCGAGGAGGGGCTGCGCGCCGTGCTCTTCGGGCAGGACGAGGCCGTGGCCAAGGTCTGCTCCGCCATCAAGCTCTCCCGCTCCGGGCTGCGCGGCCACGACCGGCCCGTGGGTTCGTTCCTGTTCGCCGGCCCCACGGGCGTCGGCAAGACCGAGCTCGCCAAGCAGCTCGCCAAGAGCCTGGAGGTGGCCTTCCTGCGCTTCGACATGTCGGAGTACATGGAGAAGCACGCCGTGAGCCGCCTCATCGGGGCCCCGCCGGGCTACGTGGGCTTCGAGGACGGGGGCCTGCTGGTGGACGCGGTCCGCCGGAACCCCCACGCCGTCCTGCTCCTGGACGAGATCGAGAAGGCCCACCCGGACATCTACGCCATCCTCCTGCAGGTCATGGACCACGCGACCCTCACCGACAACCACGGCCGGCGCGCGGATTTCCGCCACGTCACCCTCATCCTGACGACGAACGCCGGGGCCCGGAACCTGAGCCAGCGCATGGTCGGCTTCGGGGAGGCCGGGACGGGCGGGAGCGCGCGGGGCTCCCTGGAGAAGGCCTTCTCCCCCGAATTCCGCAACCGCCTGGACGCCATCGTCACCTTCGGTCCCCTGGGCCGGGCGGAGATCCTGCGGGTCGTCGACAAGAACCTCCGGGAGCTCCAGGCCCTGCTGGACGAGAAGGGGGTCCAGCTGGAGGTCGCCCCCGAGGCCCGGGGCTGGCTGGCCGATCGCGGCTACGATCCCGCCTTCGGCGCCCGCCCCATGGCCCGGGTCATCGAGGAGCACGTGAAGCGCCCCCTGGCCGATCAGATCCTCTTCGGGGACCTCAAGGCCGGTGGCCGCGCGGTCGTGACCCTGGGCCCGGCCGGCTTGGCCATCGCGGCCGAGGGAGGCGCCTACTGTTCGTCGGCGGAAGGTCCGTACAGGGCGGGAACGGGGACGTCGAGAAGGCGCAGGTAGACCGTCAGCTGGGCCCGGTGGTGGATCGCGTGGTTGAGGATGAAGCCGCGCACGACGGCGATCCGGGGCATGGCGAAGAGGACCTTGCCGTGCTCCTTGCCGCTCCAGATCACCTGGAAGTCGCTGTCGGAGGCGCGGCCGATGGCCTCGGCGCCCCGCTTCACCCCTTCGTCCAGGGTGGCCAGCATGCCGGCCACGGTGTCGCTGGGCTTGGGCAGGCTCGCCATCGTTTCCGGCAGCCCGAAGTCCATCTCCGTGGTGGCGAGGGTGCCCACGGCCCAGGAGGGCATGCCCGCGAGGTGGTTGGCCAGTTCACCGAGGGTGAAGGACTTGGGATGGGGCCGGAAATCCAGCCGGCCTTCGGGGATGCGTTCGATCACCCGGCGGAGGCCCGCCATTTCGTGCTCGAACTCGGGGAGGATGGTCGCTGCGATGCCCATGGGGCCTCCTTGAAGATCCCCAATGTGGCGAATAAAAGGCGAACAGTCAAGCCCTCTTTCCGTAAATTCGGACGGGATTCCCGGCCAGGTCACGGAAATCGATGGAAAAAACCAGGATGGCCAGGAACCCCCGCCTCAGCGCCGGCCGCCGGTGATGGCGATGGGCAGGTCCATGGCCCGCCAGGCCCGCAGGCCCCCCTTCAGGGGCCGCACCCACCGGTAGCCCCGGGCCTCCAGGAGCAGGGCCGCCTGGTGGGAGAGCTTGTCGTTCCAGTCCACGAGGACCACGAGCTGCTTGGTGTCGGCCACGTGGGCGCCGATGTGCTTCACCAGCCCGGCCAGGGGGATGTTGAGCGCGCCCCGCACATGCCCCTTGGGCCCATGGAACTCCGCCTCGGTGCGCACGTCGACCACCGCGGGGGGCTGCCCCGGGTTGAGCTGCACCAGGTCGATGGGCAGCAGCACCTCGTGGGCGCGCGCCCGGCGCCAGGACTGGAAGTCGGGCAGCTTGAGGACGGCCAGCACGAGGAGCAGGAGGATGCCGAACCCCAGGGGCGCCAGGAACTCGGGCCGGCTGGTCCAGCCGGCGGCTGTGACGGGCGTGGCCTCCTGGATCATGGCCATCAGGACTGCGGGGGGGACTACCATGGATGCCTCCGGGACCGGTCCTGCCCGCGAGGGGCTGCCGGGGACGACCCCCCGGACCGGAACCGGCCTGATGTCATTTGCGGTACTATAATCGAGGAAGAACGCATGATGCATGTCCGTATGTGGTTTCTGGGTGCCGCCGCGGCGCTGGCCGTCTCCTGCGGGGGAGGCCGGGACGAGGGATTCCTCGCCGTGGAGCCCGCGACGCCGGCCGTTTCCGTGGGCGAGACCGTCGTCCTCACCGCGCTCCCGCCCTCCGACTGGAGCGGCGAGGTGGAATGGGAGGTCCAGGGCCTCTACGGCGGAGGGCTCCTCCAGAGCCGCGGCCTGCGGGTGACCTACGTGCCGCCCGCGGCGGCCGGGACCTACACGGTGAACCTCAGGGCCACCGGCGCCGACGGCCGCGTCCACAAGCAGGCCGTGGAGGTGCGGGTCCTGGGGAGCGCGGCCATCGAGCCGGCCTCGGCCCGGGTGCTCCCGGGCGCCTCCGTGCAGTTCCGGGCCGTCCTCAAGGGCGTCCCCCGGGAGGCCGTCGTGTGGGCGGTGACGGAGGAGGGCGGCGGCGAGATCGGCCCCGACGGGCGCTACACGGCGCCCCAGTGCCCCGGCACCTACCACGTGACCGCCGCCGCCGGCCAGGACGGGGCAACGGCGGCCACCGCCGTGGTGACGGTGGCCCCCCGCTGACGCCCGGAATCAGGCGAGCCTGAATTCCCGGGTGAGATCCTGCAGGCGGTTGGCGAGCCCCGCCACCGCCTCCACGGTGCCGCGGATCTCGTGGACCGAGGCCGCGAGGTCGCCGATGGCGCGGGTGCTGTCCTCCACCCGGCGCGCGGTGGCCTCCATGTGCTGAGCCATGCTCGAGGCGGCGCCGGCCTGGGCCTCCATGCCCTGCGCGATGGCTTCCAGGTTGCGGCCGTTGTCGGTCACGGCGCCCAGGATGCCCTCCAGGCTCTCCCCGACGCCGGCAACAGAGGCCTGGCCGAGGCCGACGCGCTCGCCGCTCTCGCGGATCAGGTGCTCGATCTCGCGGGCCGCGGAGGCGGCGCGCTCCGCCAGCTTCCGGACCTCCTCGGCCACCACGGCGAAACCCTTGCCCTGGTGGCCGGCCTTGGAGGCCTCGATGGCGGCGTTCAGGGCCAGGAGGTTGGTCTGGCGGGAGATCTCGGCGATGACCACGGTGATGCGCCCCACCTTGTCGCTGCTCTGGCGGATGCCCTCGGTGACCTCGATGGTGCGGGCAACCTGGTCGCGGCCGGCCTCCGTCACCTCCAGCGCCGCCCGGGCCCGGTCGCGGGCGCCGGCGGTGGCGGCCTTCGCGCGGTCGATGGTGGCGGACATGTCGGCCAGGCCCGAGGCGGCGAGGTCCACCTCGGCCTTCTGCCCCGCGGCGTCCTGGCGGAGGGCGCTGCTGGTGGTGGCGAGGGCGTTGGCCCGCGAGGACAGGTCCCCCGAGACGCCCACGAGGGCCTGGGCGGCCTCCCCCAGGGTGCGCACGCTGGCCCTGAATTTCGCTCCCACCGCGTTCAGGTCCCGGGCCATCCGGCCCAGTTCGTCCTCCTCCCCTTCGGGGCAGGTGCGGCTCAGGTCGCCCTGGGCCATGGCGCTCATGGTCAGGGCAAGGCGGTCCACGCCGTCGATGGTGCGGCGGGTGATGGCCCGGGACAGGACGGCGCTGAGGAGGAGCGCCGCGGCGAGGCCCGCGCCCATCACCTTGTAGCTGAACGCCGTCGCGGCCTCCAGGGCCTTCTGGCCCGCGTCGTTCTTGGCGTTCTGCTGGTCGAAGAGTTCCTGGATGAGGGCGCGGGCCCGGTCCAGGTGGGGGCCTCCGTCCCGCATGCGCTGCGGCAGCAGGGCGCCCCGCGGGTCGCCCTCCATCTGGCGGAAACTCACCGGGAACCCGTCCAGGTAGCGCTGGATCTCCGCGAGGCAGGTCCGGACCTTGGGGCCTTCGTCGGACTCCCAGGGCAGGGTCTCCATGGCCCGCATGGCCCCCTGGAGGCGGCCTTCGCAGCCCTCCACGTAGACCCGGAA
Encoded here:
- the clpA gene encoding ATP-dependent Clp protease ATP-binding subunit ClpA, with amino-acid sequence MAVPTPTIAPALNQAIQKAFAAAREARHEYLTLEHLLLALQEDPVVIEAVAACGGDAAELARELDTWLKARLEALPPEAQDNPVPTLGFNRVMEHAILHTISAERATVDSGAVLVAILQEKESHAAYLLKRHGVSRLTLLRHLSHGKPGRDRGTAPEVQAEPEGEGQPKDPLKAYATDLVARAAAGKIDPLVGREEELERIIHVLCRRRKNNPLLVGEAGVGKTAMAEGLALRIHEGRVPDSLKGVSLFSLDMGSLLAGTRYRGDFEERVKAVLDALARHPGSLLFIDEIHTLVGAGAVSGGSMDASNLLKPILASGDLRCIGATTFQEAKSSIERDRPLARRFQKVEINEPSEADSVAILRGLRPRYEAHHGVRYPDDVLEAAVKLSSRFLRDLALPDKAIDVLDEAGAALKLAPGRKRRKVAVADVEAVVARMARMPLQSVGADDREKLAGLEEGLRAVLFGQDEAVAKVCSAIKLSRSGLRGHDRPVGSFLFAGPTGVGKTELAKQLAKSLEVAFLRFDMSEYMEKHAVSRLIGAPPGYVGFEDGGLLVDAVRRNPHAVLLLDEIEKAHPDIYAILLQVMDHATLTDNHGRRADFRHVTLILTTNAGARNLSQRMVGFGEAGTGGSARGSLEKAFSPEFRNRLDAIVTFGPLGRAEILRVVDKNLRELQALLDEKGVQLEVAPEARGWLADRGYDPAFGARPMARVIEEHVKRPLADQILFGDLKAGGRAVVTLGPAGLAIAAEGGAYCSSAEGPYRAGTGTSRRRR
- a CDS encoding DinB family protein, coding for MGIAATILPEFEHEMAGLRRVIERIPEGRLDFRPHPKSFTLGELANHLAGMPSWAVGTLATTEMDFGLPETMASLPKPSDTVAGMLATLDEGVKRGAEAIGRASDSDFQVIWSGKEHGKVLFAMPRIAVVRGFILNHAIHHRAQLTVYLRLLDVPVPALYGPSADEQ
- a CDS encoding rhodanese-like domain-containing protein produces the protein MVVPPAVLMAMIQEATPVTAAGWTSRPEFLAPLGFGILLLLVLAVLKLPDFQSWRRARAHEVLLPIDLVQLNPGQPPAVVDVRTEAEFHGPKGHVRGALNIPLAGLVKHIGAHVADTKQLVVLVDWNDKLSHQAALLLEARGYRWVRPLKGGLRAWRAMDLPIAITGGRR
- a CDS encoding PKD domain-containing protein, whose amino-acid sequence is MMHVRMWFLGAAAALAVSCGGGRDEGFLAVEPATPAVSVGETVVLTALPPSDWSGEVEWEVQGLYGGGLLQSRGLRVTYVPPAAAGTYTVNLRATGADGRVHKQAVEVRVLGSAAIEPASARVLPGASVQFRAVLKGVPREAVVWAVTEEGGGEIGPDGRYTAPQCPGTYHVTAAAGQDGATAATAVVTVAPR
- a CDS encoding methyl-accepting chemotaxis protein, whose protein sequence is MSRRTLVSNVSLRLKVTGLALIQVLFLVALTGIGWSALHRSSDGARRMVERNPQLKALNELRYQFQHVRAGHQALLAAAGNRVFVPDFRVYVEGCEGRLQGAMRAMETLPWESDEGPKVRTCLAEIQRYLDGFPVSFRQMEGDPRGALLPQRMRDGGPHLDRARALIQELFDQQNAKNDAGQKALEAATAFSYKVMGAGLAAALLLSAVLSRAITRRTIDGVDRLALTMSAMAQGDLSRTCPEGEEDELGRMARDLNAVGAKFRASVRTLGEAAQALVGVSGDLSSRANALATTSSALRQDAAGQKAEVDLAASGLADMSATIDRAKAATAGARDRARAALEVTEAGRDQVARTIEVTEGIRQSSDKVGRITVVIAEISRQTNLLALNAAIEASKAGHQGKGFAVVAEEVRKLAERAASAAREIEHLIRESGERVGLGQASVAGVGESLEGILGAVTDNGRNLEAIAQGMEAQAGAASSMAQHMEATARRVEDSTRAIGDLAASVHEIRGTVEAVAGLANRLQDLTREFRLA